A stretch of the Vitis riparia cultivar Riparia Gloire de Montpellier isolate 1030 chromosome 13, EGFV_Vit.rip_1.0, whole genome shotgun sequence genome encodes the following:
- the LOC117928525 gene encoding pentatricopeptide repeat-containing protein At3g13160, mitochondrial-like, with product MGSLDSALSVLDEMEKVGLEPDLITFNTLLNAFYQNGSYADGEKIWDLMKKNNVVPNVRSYNAKLRGVISENRMSEAVELIDEMKTSGIKPDVFTLNSLMKGFCNAGNLEEAKRWYSEIARNELPPVRATYMTLIPFLVEKGDFEMATELCKEVCSRRWLIEPALLQQVLEGWLKSQKLKKQLSLWNWQS from the coding sequence ATGGGGTCATTGGATTCAGCACTTTCGGTGCTTGATGAGATGGAGAAGGTTGGCTTGGAGCCTGATTTGATTACGTTTAATACCCTTCTCAACGCGTTTTATCAGAATGGTAGCTATGCTGATGGCGAGAAGATATGGGAtttaatgaaaaagaataatGTTGTTCCTAATGTTAGAAGTTACAATGCCAAGTTGCGAGGAGTGATTTCAGAGAATAGAATGTCAGAAGCAGTTGAATTAATTGATGAGATGAAAACCAGTGGGATCAAACCTGATGTGTTTACTCTCAATTCTTTGATGAAAGGCTTTTGCAATGCTGGAAACCTAGAGGAAGCTAAAAGGTGGTATAGTGAAATTGCGAGAAATGAGTTGCCTCCTGTTCGGGCTACTTACATGACGCTCATCCCATTTCTTGTTGAAAAGGGTGATTTTGAAATGGCTACTGAGCTGTGCAAGGAAGTCTGCAGCAGGCGCTGGCTTATTGAACCGGCTTTATTGCAGCAGGTGTTGGAGGGCTGGTTAAAGAGTCAAAAATTGAAGAAGCAACTGAGCTTGTGGAATTGGCAAAGTTGA